The DNA sequence GCGCACGTCTCGGAGTAGGCCCGGTCCGAGGGGAGCTCGTAGTCCTGGCCGAAGGACTCGCCCTCGTGGTGGGCGCCCATGCCGCCGGTGAGGTAGGTCCGGCTCGCGACCGTGCGCGAGACCTGGGCGCGCACGGCCTCCAGGAGGTCGGGGTCGCCGGTCTCGGTGGCGACGTCGATCGCGCCCGAGGCCAGGTAGAGCGCGCGCACGGCGTGGCCGCGGAGCACCTCCGCCTCGCGCACCGGGACGTCGTCCTGGAAGTACTCCGGGCCGAAGTCGATCTCTGCGAGAAGACCCTGACCGCGCCGCTCGAGGAAGAGGCGCGCCTGGTCGAGGTAGCGCCGCTCGCCGGTGTGGCGGCCGAGCTCGGCGAGCGCGGTCTCGATCTCGGGGTGCCCGCACACCATCTCCTTGCCGCCGGGCCCGAAGACGTCGCAGACGTGGTCGGCCGCCCGCAGGGCGATGTCGACGAACGTGTCGTGCCCGTGGGTCCGGGCGCGGGCCACGCCCGCCTGGATGAGGTGGCCGAAGCAGTACAGCTCGTGACCCCACTCGAAGTCGGAGTAGCGCGGCTGCTGCCCGGGCCGGCCGAACATCGTGTTGAGGTACCCGTCCGGCTCCTGCACGGGCTGGATCCGGGCGACGAGGTCGTTGAAGCGGTGCTCGAGGTCCGCGTCCCCGGTCCGCCCGATCTCCCAGGCCATCGCCTCCATGAGCTTGTAGACGTCGGAGTCGGAGAACTCCCGGCCGCGGCGGTCCTGCGGCAGACGACCCTCGACGGCGGCGTCGAAGTTGCCGATCCAGCCCACCTTCTCCATCCAGTGCTCGGCGTGGTCGATGATCGCGGTGGCGTTCAGCTCCTGCATCCGCGCCCAGAAACCACCGGTGATCGTGACGTCGGTCAGGCCCACCGGCGTGAGCGCGCCGGTCGAGGGGGCGACGGGGCGGCCGCGCAGGGCCTCGGACGGGACGGTGGTCATGACGTGGCTCGCTTTCGGTCGGACGCTCACTTGACGGCGCCCACGGTGAGGCCGTCGCGCAGCAGGCGGTAGGTCAGGGAGTAGACGAGAAGCACGGGGACCGAGCTCAGCACGGCGAGGGCCATGAGCCCCGGCCAGTTGATGCCGAAGGCGGAGACCTGCTGGGCCAGCAGGGCGCTCAGCGGGTAGGTCCCGGGGGAGAGGAAGAAGTTCACCGCGTAGAGGAACTCGCCCCACGCGAGGAGGAAGACCAGGGTTCCCGTGGTCGCGACGCCGTTGCGGGCGACGGGCAGCACGACCGAGAAGAAGCTCCGCAGCACGGACGCACCGTCGATCGCGGCGGCCTCCTCGAGCTGGGGCGGCACCGCCCGGAAGAAGGGCCGCATGAGGATCACCGCGAAGGGCACCAGCAGCGCCGAGTCGGCGACGACGACGCCGAGGGTGCTGTCGAGCAGACCCCAGTCGCCGAAAATCTGGAACAGGGGGATGACGTTGGCGGTCTGCGGGAGCATCTGCAGCACGATGAGCAGGCCGAGGCCGACCGAGACGGCCCAGCCGCGGGTGCGGGCGAGGCCGTACCCGGCCGGGATCGCGATGGCGAGGGTGAGCGCGGTCGTCCCGACCGCGATGACGACGGACTGCTGCAGGGCGTCGAGGAGGGCGCCGTCGAGCGCCTCGACGTAGGCGGTGACGACGGGGCGGAAGACGAACGTCGAGTCCGTGGCGAACACGTCCGCGGAGCTCTTGAACGACGTCAGGAGGATCCACAGCAGGGGCAGGCCGTACATGAGGGAGAGCAGGACCTTGACGATCGTGTTCACCGGGCCGGCGGAACGGCTCATTCCTTCTCCTCCTTGCTGATGCTGCGTGCGTAGAGCACGGCCAGGACGAGCACGACGAGCACGGCCACGACCGACGTGGAGGCGCCGAGGCCGAAGTCGAACCGGCTGAAGGCCTGGAGGTAGCCGAGGAACGGCAGGGTGTTCGTCGCGGTGCCGGGACCGCCGTAGGTCATGACGTAGATGAAGTCGAAGCTGCGGAAGCCGTAGACGATGGTGAGCACGAGCAGGACGAGCATCGTCGGGCGGACCGAGGGCACCATGATGTGGCGCACCTCCTGCCAGCGGCTGGCCCCGTCGAGCGCAGCTGCCTCGAACACCTCCGGCTCGATGTTGAGCAGGGCGGCGCGGAAGACGAGCGCGTTGAAGGGGATGACGGCCCACGAGTTGACGAACGCGACCGCGCCCAGCGCCCAGTACTGGTCGTAGAGGAACGGCAGCGCCGTGTCCGTCAGCCCGACCGCCCGGGCGGCCACGTTGAGCAGCCCCGCGTCGGCGAAGAGGAACTTCCACACCGAGCCGTTGACGACCGGGGGCAGCGCCCAGGCGAACACCATGACGGCGAGCAGGACGTTCGACCAGCGTCCGCGGGTGCGCAGGGCGATGGCACCGGCCAGCCCGAGGACCATGCCGACGACCGTCACGACGAGCACGAAGACGGCCGTGCGGGTGAGCGCGTCGCCGGTCTGGCCCGAGGCGAGGCCCTGCTGGAAGTTCTCCAGGCCGATGAAGGGCCAGGCCGTGTTGAGCGTCGACGCCGTGACGTCGCTCAGGCTCATCCGGACGAGCTGGACGAGCGGGTAGACCGAGAAGAGGGCGAGGAAGACGAGCGCCGGCAGGAGGAAGAGGTAGCGGCTCTGCCGTCGGGGGCGGCGCTGCGGTGCCGCGGCGCTCGCCCGGGCGGCTGCCGGTGCGGGTGTGGACATGAGGGCTCCGTCGCGTCGTGACCGCGGGCACCTGGTGGCGCCCGGTGACCCGGGCACGCGGTGGCGCCCGGGTGACCGCGGGCACCCGGCGGTGCCCGCGGTCGGGCCGGTTGTCAGCCGATGAGGCCCTGGATCTGGGCGATGACGTCGGCGGCGGCGTCCTCGGGGCTGCGCTGACCGCCCAGGGCCGCGCTCCAGGCCTGGCCCATGGCCGTCTGCAGGTCGGCCACGTTCTCGGGCGGGACCACCGGGTCGGGGTAGTTCGCGCCGTTCTCCGCCAGCGTGGTGGCGAAGGGCTCCAGGAGGGCGTTGTCGGTCACGGCCGGCTCCTGCGAGGCGTCGAGCCGCGAGGGGATCGAGCCGACGTTCTCGACGGCGAGCAGCTGGCCGTCGGTGTCGAAGTACGTCTCGGTGAGGTACTCCCAGGCGAGGTCGGGGTCGTCGCTGAAGGCACCGATGCTCTGGCCCTCGCCGCCGAGGTAGACCTTGCCGGTCTCGCCCACGGGGAGCGGGACGACGCCGTACTCGAAGCCGGCGTCCGCCTCGGCGGTGCCCATCTGCCAGTTGCCGTTGGCGGCGAAGGCGACGTCACCGGCGGTGAACTCCTGGAAGGGGACGGTCTGGTCCCAGGTGGTGGCCTCCTGGGAGAGGTAGCCGTCCTCCACCCAGCCGCGGACCATGGCGAAGCCGTCGGTGAGCGCCTGCTCGTCGAGGTCGGAGTAGTCGAAGCCCTGGCTGGTCAGCCACGGGTAGGCCTGCCACTCGCCCTGGGACTGGGGCAGGCCCGAGAGGGTGATGCCCTGGTAGCCGGCCTCGGTGGCGGCCGCCATCGCGGCCTCGAGCTCCTCGATGCTCGTCGGCGGCTCGACGCCGATCTCCTCGAGGATCTCGGCGTTGTACCACAGGCCCAGCAGGTTGACGTAGCCCTGGACGGCGTAGACGTGGTCGTCCATGCCGTGGATGACCGAGTCGGGGAACTGGTCCGCGTCGGCGAACCCGTCCCACTGCTCCTCCATCGGGGCAAGGGCACCGGCGAGGGCGAGGGTGCTCCACTCGGCGCCGTTGAAGACCACGATGTCCGGCCCGGTCTCCTGCCCGGCGGCGGAGATGACCTTGGAGTTCATCTGGTCGTAGGGGACGTAGACGTTCTCGACGGTGACCCCCTCGTGGGTCTCCTCGAACTTCGCCGCGTAGTCGTCCATGAGCTTGACCTGGTTGTCGGCGCTGAAGTAGTGCCACACCGTGACGGTGCCGTCGCCGCCCGCGCCGTCGGCGGTGGCGCCGCCGTCCGCCGTGGCGCCGGGCTCGGTGTCGCCGCCGCCGCAGGCGGCGAGGACGAGGGCTGTGGCCGCGGCCGCGCCGATGACGGCGACGTGCCGGGTGCTGCGGTTCTGAGCGGAGTTCCTCACGACATCTCCTTCTGACCCGCTTCCTCGCGGGTGTCGTCCCGGACGATCTGGCACGGTTCCGAAACTGATCGAAACCGCTTTCTGTACCGTAGGTGTGTGAGGTGGCACACGTCAACCACGTTGTCGATCTGTTATGTTTCGGCCAGGATCCGGTCTGGGGAGGCGCACGGTGAGCACCGTTGAGAACGCGCGGGCGAAAGCGGTGACGCTGCGCGACGTCGCGCGGGCCGCGGGCGTCTCGCTCTCCACCGCGTCCAAGGCCCTCAACGGCCGGGCGGACGTCCGCCCCGAGACCCGCCGGCGGGTGGCCGAGACCGCCGAGCGCCTCGCCTTCCGGCCCAACGCCGCCGCGCAGCTCCTCCCCACCGGCCGTACCGGGACGGTCGGACTCATCACGAGCGACCTCGAGGGCCGCTTCTCCATCCCGATCCTCATGGGGGCCGAGGACGCCGCGGGCGCGGGGAAGATGTCGGTCTTCCTGTGCGACGCGCGGGACGACACGATCCGTGAGCGCTACCACCTCGAGGCCCTGCTCAGCCGCCGGGTGGACGGCATCATCGTCGTCGGCAGCCGCACCGACCCGAGACCGTCGCTGGGGCACGACCTCCCCGTCCCCGTGGTCTACGTCTACGCGCCGTCGGACTCCCCCGAGGACCTCTCCCTCGTCCCGGACAACGTCGGGGCGGGCCGGCTGGCCGTCGAGCACCTGCTGGCGACGGGACGGCGCCGGATCGTCCACATCGCCGGCGACCCCACGTACGCCGCCGCCCGCGACCGCGTGGAGGGCGTGACCGCGGCTCTTGCCGAGCACGGCCTCGACCTCGTCGGTGG is a window from the Georgenia muralis genome containing:
- a CDS encoding glycoside hydrolase family 127 protein — translated: MTTVPSEALRGRPVAPSTGALTPVGLTDVTITGGFWARMQELNATAIIDHAEHWMEKVGWIGNFDAAVEGRLPQDRRGREFSDSDVYKLMEAMAWEIGRTGDADLEHRFNDLVARIQPVQEPDGYLNTMFGRPGQQPRYSDFEWGHELYCFGHLIQAGVARARTHGHDTFVDIALRAADHVCDVFGPGGKEMVCGHPEIETALAELGRHTGERRYLDQARLFLERRGQGLLAEIDFGPEYFQDDVPVREAEVLRGHAVRALYLASGAIDVATETGDPDLLEAVRAQVSRTVASRTYLTGGMGAHHEGESFGQDYELPSDRAYSETCAGVAAVQTAHRLLLADGAAEHADLVERVLYNVVSASPAEDGKAFYYTNTLHQREPGTEPAQDEPSPRAASSLRAPWFAVSCCPTNVARTLSSLGAYVATTDDDGLQLHQYAAGHVRAGVAGGEVEVDVETRYPDDGLVRVRVAATPPGPWTLSLRVPGWAPGAVLRSGGEERDVAPGYASVHREWAVGDVVELEIPLAARWTWPHPEIDALRGQVAVERGPVVYCLESVDLGADVAAAEVVVREAPHDDGTTVRVPVRVRERVGAAWPYRAEPADQAADDVRDVALVPYHRWANRGPSTMRVWMPVAR
- a CDS encoding carbohydrate ABC transporter permease, with product MSTPAPAAARASAAAPQRRPRRQSRYLFLLPALVFLALFSVYPLVQLVRMSLSDVTASTLNTAWPFIGLENFQQGLASGQTGDALTRTAVFVLVVTVVGMVLGLAGAIALRTRGRWSNVLLAVMVFAWALPPVVNGSVWKFLFADAGLLNVAARAVGLTDTALPFLYDQYWALGAVAFVNSWAVIPFNALVFRAALLNIEPEVFEAAALDGASRWQEVRHIMVPSVRPTMLVLLVLTIVYGFRSFDFIYVMTYGGPGTATNTLPFLGYLQAFSRFDFGLGASTSVVAVLVVLVLAVLYARSISKEEKE
- a CDS encoding sugar ABC transporter substrate-binding protein, coding for MRNSAQNRSTRHVAVIGAAAATALVLAACGGGDTEPGATADGGATADGAGGDGTVTVWHYFSADNQVKLMDDYAAKFEETHEGVTVENVYVPYDQMNSKVISAAGQETGPDIVVFNGAEWSTLALAGALAPMEEQWDGFADADQFPDSVIHGMDDHVYAVQGYVNLLGLWYNAEILEEIGVEPPTSIEELEAAMAAATEAGYQGITLSGLPQSQGEWQAYPWLTSQGFDYSDLDEQALTDGFAMVRGWVEDGYLSQEATTWDQTVPFQEFTAGDVAFAANGNWQMGTAEADAGFEYGVVPLPVGETGKVYLGGEGQSIGAFSDDPDLAWEYLTETYFDTDGQLLAVENVGSIPSRLDASQEPAVTDNALLEPFATTLAENGANYPDPVVPPENVADLQTAMGQAWSAALGGQRSPEDAAADVIAQIQGLIG
- a CDS encoding carbohydrate ABC transporter permease, which produces MSRSAGPVNTIVKVLLSLMYGLPLLWILLTSFKSSADVFATDSTFVFRPVVTAYVEALDGALLDALQQSVVIAVGTTALTLAIAIPAGYGLARTRGWAVSVGLGLLIVLQMLPQTANVIPLFQIFGDWGLLDSTLGVVVADSALLVPFAVILMRPFFRAVPPQLEEAAAIDGASVLRSFFSVVLPVARNGVATTGTLVFLLAWGEFLYAVNFFLSPGTYPLSALLAQQVSAFGINWPGLMALAVLSSVPVLLVYSLTYRLLRDGLTVGAVK
- a CDS encoding LacI family DNA-binding transcriptional regulator codes for the protein MSTVENARAKAVTLRDVARAAGVSLSTASKALNGRADVRPETRRRVAETAERLAFRPNAAAQLLPTGRTGTVGLITSDLEGRFSIPILMGAEDAAGAGKMSVFLCDARDDTIRERYHLEALLSRRVDGIIVVGSRTDPRPSLGHDLPVPVVYVYAPSDSPEDLSLVPDNVGAGRLAVEHLLATGRRRIVHIAGDPTYAAARDRVEGVTAALAEHGLDLVGGRPPAYGAWSEAWGRTAARALLEAEPDVDGVVCGSDQIARGVLDALKDLGRRVPQDVAVVSFDNWEILATGSVPQLTSVDMNFESLGRMAARRLFAAVDGTRERGTLTQPCRLVVRGSTVVGA